In one window of Erpetoichthys calabaricus unplaced genomic scaffold, fErpCal1.3, whole genome shotgun sequence DNA:
- the LOC114644003 gene encoding E3 ubiquitin/ISG15 ligase TRIM25-like, whose protein sequence is MADAQLFVSQDEFTCSLCLDTLTDPVTIPCGHNFCLKCLTDCWDQSQECSCPQCRHTFTTRPELNRNTLLNEVIKKFKRPRLSSPPPQSYASFGDVECDFCTGKKFRAVKSCLTCPASYCQTHLQPHYEGDALKHHKLVDPDRNLKEKLCEKHQKSLEIFCKTDDSCICVMCVVTEHNGHKMVELETEREEKQRQLGATLSDIKRRLLKREKTLKETRRAREEMKVSGLGRQHFI, encoded by the exons ATGGCTGACGCCCAGCTGTTTGTATCACAGGACGAGTTCACCTGCTCATTGTGTCTGGACACCCTGACTGACCCTGTCACCATCCCCTGTGGACATaatttctgtctgaagtgcctcacggactgctgggatcagagccaagagtgcagctgtcctcagtgcagacacACCTTCACCACAAGGCCTGAGCTGAACAGAAACACTCTGCTGAATGAAGTCATCAAGAAATTTAAAAGACCAAGACTCAGTTCTCCTCCGCCTCAGAGTTATGCCAGCTTTGGAGACGTGGAGTGTGACTTCTGTACTGGTAAGAAGTTCAGAGCAGTGAAGTCCTGTCTCACCTGCCCggcctcctactgtcagactcacctgcagcctcactatGAAGGAGACGCCCTGAAGCACCACAAGCTGGTTGATCCTGAtagaaatctgaaggagaaactctgtgagaaacatcagaaaagtctggagATATTCTGTAAAACTGATGATTCCTGTATCTGCGTGATGTGTGTGGTGACTGAACATAATGGGCATAAAATGGTCGAGCTGGAGacggaaagagaagaaaagcag agACAGCTGGGGGCGACActgagtgacatcaagaggagacttctgaagagagagaagacacTGAAGGAGACAAGGAGGGCAAGGGAGGAGATGAAGGTGAGTGGATTAGGAAG